The genomic DNA CTAGAGAAGTAGCACAGTATTTTGACCAACACGATTTAGTTCAGCATGTGTATCAGATTTTAGGTGACAGAAAAGGTTGCTATTTGAAGCTCATGAATTACTTTCCAGTTTTCTGGCCCACCGTCAATATATTTGTTTGGTTAGTCTATTTTCAGGACATCGACAAACTCGTTCTGAACTTCTCTAAGGGAAAATCTTGAAAATCAATTTAAGGTACCTAGTTTGAAGTTGTTGTTAGGTCATTTTGACTCATTGGCTGTTTCAAACCTTTTCATCTCTCCAGGAATAAGCCTCGGTCTCCTCAAAGTACACATTGAACCCTGACCAGTGATGAAATATGGAGTCTTCTCCTATGCCTGTAGAAATTGTATCTCATATTTCTGTAAAAGGTGTACCTTGATATGGATCCAATGGAAAGGATCCTAACACCTAACAGTATATGCATAACCTGAAATTATGATTTGCATTTAAACATCTTATAACTTTCGGTGCTTTCTTTTTCACACAAGTAGTTAATTACTGCTAATCAATGGACACCCCACCCTTTTATGCATTGAAACTGTGCTGTATGTTTTTGTTGCTCAAGTAATTCGGATTCTACAGACTATACATTGTGCTATATCACCATTCTGTTTTCTCCTTAGTTCAAAAACGTGGCTCACATGCCTTCTGTTCCCCATGTCAATTCTTTGACTGGTCCTAACTTCGTCTTTCATTGATTAATGTACCAGCTTGTAGTGATGAGGAGGATCACCCAACTGCCCGCTGAGAAGCGCCTTCAGGAGCCTGACAATTCGTCAGATCAGGGGAAACTAGATAATTTATGGACCCGTAGTGAATTGCAGCCAAATATTTTCTGGCAGTTTTGTACATATGGATTTTTCGGTTGCTCCTTGATGGGGCCTATAGATGTCGCTGGCAAACGGATAAAGATCCTCCAATTTCTTTCTCTAGCAAAATTCCGTTTTGTAGGATTTTTCTTTGTGTAATCAGTTGTATGATTGTATCTATGTTCAGGATGCGTGCAATTGCCGTTAGCCCTCTCAGCAAGTGATTGCCTGCACCGCATGACTGCTAAATCTCCTGATTTGCGTGAGGATGTTTTTGCATTCCTTTATCTTGCTTTACTACCTGATACTGTAGCTCATTACACGAAGTGCTTAGCTGTGGTTTCTGGTTTTTTCAGTGGTTTGTGCCACGAGCCCAGGGATGAGGAAGCCCGTGGTGGCCTCATGGTCTGGCTCCGTTGATCCTCTCTCGGAGCACCCACGGCGGCCCATCGGTTTTTGCGTAGCGGAGCGCGGTTTGCGGATCCTCAGGCCATCGCGAGGAAAGCAAACATCTCCTCTCCACGAACACGCCATGCCGACGCCGTGCCCGCAGAATTCCGAGCGTTCCCGTGCGCGCGCGCAGGAGCCTCGCCGTCCATTGCCGAGCACGCGGCCTCGTCGCGGGACTAGGCGGCCGCGCCTGCGCGCGCCAGGGGATCCGCGCCTGCGCCAGTCCAGCTCCAGGCGCGCGCGATGGACGCCTTCTTCAGCGGCGTCGACTCCCGACTTCGGGTGCCGGTGAAGGCGGCGGACTCCATCATGGTCGGGCTGGTGAACGCCGCCATGGAGGACGCCTACAGGAAGAGCCTCTGGAAGGACGGCGACCTGGACCGCCTCTTCCacaagctccgcttcgccgagCTCGCCGTCATGCAGCTCGAGTGGTGCCTCCGCTTCGTGCGCGGCGAGATGtcggcggacgacggcggcgacgacggccacgaggagctgctcgacgacCTCCTCGAGACGCGGGACCGGATCCAGGCCCGCCTCGACGAggccgagctcgccgtcgccgaggcgGACCGCGACTACATGCGCCGGAGGCGCGAGGAGCTCGGCGGCCCGTCGCGCGGCAGCGGGGCGCCACCCGCGGCCGCTCGCAGGGGCGgcgccgaggacgaggaggacggcggccgtGCGTTCGGCAACCTGAGGGGGTCCGTGAGCCGGATGATGTCGAGGATGAGGGCCAGGCTGGAGGACGCGAGCTCCACGCTGGCGGCGctcatggagaggatgagcggCGAGGCGTCGCCCATGGCGAGGCTGCAGGAGGCCGGCCACGAGGGCGCAGGGGTCAAGGGGCTCTCCGGATTCTACAGCGTGGCGCAGCTGCTCATGGAGTTCCAGGAGATGGTCAtggacgccggcgccgtccgAGACATCGTCGCGTCTTCGTTCGACGCGATGGAGGGGTCGGTCTCCGCGCTGCGTGCGGCCATGGATGAGCAGCAGTGGCTCGTGGACGCAGAGAGGGAGATGTACGGCGCCGTCGTGGAAGGTTTTCTCAGGGAGATCAACGTGGGATCCAATCGCACGTCTTCTCCGGGTGAAGGAGCTCGTACACCTACATTGCAACATGACAGTGACGCTACTGAGAATTGCCTGGAAGAACTCCGATCTCCAAAGGATGAAACTATGCGGCTGCAGTCAGAAAGGCGTATTACAGCAGAGGAGTCAGATAGCAGACAGTGTTATCATTCAAATGAGCAATGTATCTACCGTGAGGAAGCTGAAAGGCTTGCTGAAGAGAGAATTGATTCAGACGTCAGATCTGAACCACAATGTGTGTTATATACAGCAGCATCCAGAGACTTGGTGAAGAAACGGGCTGTTCTGGCTGATGTACAGAGGGTAACTGAAGAAAGAGATGAGGTGGACATCAGAAGAGAAGTACAAATTGAAATATATAGCACAATAGTCAAAAACTTACTGAAAGGAATGGCTGCTGATTCTGTTGATCATCTTATCAATACTTTCATCAAAGATGAAGTGCATGCAGTTTTTCTTGCCAAGACTTTAAATTCTTGGAAGAGCACAACTGAAATGCCTCACAGTGAGGGGCTTATCAAAGAAGAGATTGATCGCATTGTGTTTGGAGGACTGGCAGTAGATTTGATAAGTGTTCATAATTTTAGAGCGATAAAATCATATGGTGAAAACAGTCCCAGAAATAATCTGGGAAGATTCAGCATGATTGACAATATCGAACAGTTAAAAAAGGTGAAGATGGAAATCAATGTAACCACTGAAGATGAAGATGCAGATTCTGATCAACATGGAGTACCTGTGAAGCAAGAGGTTCAGAGTCTCGGTGCTAACTGCGACAGGCGAAATTGCAAAGGCAGTGATCAACAACCTGAAATGTCAACAGACAAAGGTGATGTCCCTGATTCAGTTAAGAACGATGTTGAGGAACAAACTGAAATGTCAACAGACAAAGGTGATGTCCCTGATTCAGTTAAGAACGATGTTGAGGAAGGATTGGAAGATCAAAGGAAGGAGAAAACAGGGGAGATAGGAGTAGGTTTCAGCGTGCCTCCTGAAAATGGAAATAAAGAAATGTTCATTCCATCAACTAAATTTCAGGCAATGTTCATGGATTTTGAAGCTGTTACCTGTGGAAAATTAGGAACAACTGTTCTAAGGTTTGTGAGTCTCCATTCCATAATTTTTCATGACATAAGGCTTGGATAATGGTTTTTTGATCCTTGTCCAGATTGAGAGGCTTGGACAAACAATTGGCAAATTTGGCTGAACAAGTGAGTTCTCTTAAAAAAAGTGAACTCATTTACAGGACAGCTTTCACCGGGCGATGTTGCGACCTCCAAACAGCGGAAGCAGAGGTTAGAAACTATGGGCTCATACCATCTCTTCAGAAAAGAAAACGGCTTGCTACAGATTGATCCATGGTCAAAATCTCTCAATGCTAAAATGGAGATACTTTATATTTGCCTTCCGTGAACTTCAGGTGGATCTTCTTGGCGATGAGGTAGAGCTGCTTCTTGGACTTGTCAGCAAGACATACAAAGCTCTTAATCACTACTCACCAGTTCTTCAACACTATCTTTGGGTAATTATCTAGTTTCACTCAGTTAAATCATCAGAGGGCATAATTAAACTCATTTAATTATTTTGTACCTTGAATACTAGGCCGATGTAAATTTAAAAGGTGCAGTGTTATGCCATCGTGCAACAAAATTTGTTAACA from Setaria italica strain Yugu1 chromosome VII, Setaria_italica_v2.0, whole genome shotgun sequence includes the following:
- the LOC101762377 gene encoding uncharacterized protein LOC101762377 isoform X1, translating into MDAFFSGVDSRLRVPVKAADSIMVGLVNAAMEDAYRKSLWKDGDLDRLFHKLRFAELAVMQLEWCLRFVRGEMSADDGGDDGHEELLDDLLETRDRIQARLDEAELAVAEADRDYMRRRREELGGPSRGSGAPPAAARRGGAEDEEDGGRAFGNLRGSVSRMMSRMRARLEDASSTLAALMERMSGEASPMARLQEAGHEGAGVKGLSGFYSVAQLLMEFQEMVMDAGAVRDIVASSFDAMEGSVSALRAAMDEQQWLVDAEREMYGAVVEGFLREINVGSNRTSSPGEGARTPTLQHDSDATENCLEELRSPKDETMRLQSERRITAEESDSRQCYHSNEQCIYREEAERLAEERIDSDVRSEPQCVLYTAASRDLVKKRAVLADVQRVTEERDEVDIRREVQIEIYSTIVKNLLKGMAADSVDHLINTFIKDEVHAVFLAKTLNSWKSTTEMPHSEGLIKEEIDRIVFGGLAVDLISVHNFRAIKSYGENSPRNNLGRFSMIDNIEQLKKVKMEINVTTEDEDADSDQHGVPVKQEVQSLGANCDRRNCKGSDQQPEMSTDKGDVPDSVKNDVEEQTEMSTDKGDVPDSVKNDVEEGLEDQRKEKTGEIGVGFSVPPENGNKEMFIPSTKFQAMFMDFEAVTCGKLGTTVLRLRGLDKQLANLAEQVSSLKKSELIYRTAFTGRCCDLQTAEAEVDLLGDEVELLLGLVSKTYKALNHYSPVLQHYLWIREMQIMLGKELALRHQVQ
- the LOC101762377 gene encoding uncharacterized protein LOC101762377 isoform X2; its protein translation is MDAFFSGVDSRLRVPVKAADSIMVGLVNAAMEDAYRKSLWKDGDLDRLFHKLRFAELAVMQLEWCLRFVRGEMSADDGGDDGHEELLDDLLETRDRIQARLDEAELAVAEADRDYMRRRREELGGPSRGSGAPPAAARRGGAEDEEDGGRAFGNLRGSVSRMMSRMRARLEDASSTLAALMERMSGEASPMARLQEAGHEGAGVKGLSGFYSVAQLLMEFQEMVMDAGAVRDIVASSFDAMEGSVSALRAAMDEQQWLVDAEREMYGAVVEGFLREINVGSNRTSSPGEGARTPTLQHDSDATENCLEELRSPKDETMRLQSERRITAEESDSRQCYHSNEQCIYREEAERLAEERIDSDVRSEPQCVLYTAASRDLVKKRAVLADVQRVTEERDEVDIRREVQIEIYSTIVKNLLKGMAADSVDHLINTFIKDEVHAVFLAKTLNSWKSTTEMPHSEGLIKEEIDRIVFGGLAVDLISVHNFRAIKSYGENSPRNNLGRFSMIDNIEQLKKVKMEINVTTEDEDADSDQHGVPVKQEVQSLGANCDRRNCKGSDQQPEMSTDKGDVPDSVKNDVEEQTEMSTDKGDVPDSVKNDVEEGLEDQRKEKTGEIGVGFSVPPENGNKEMFIPSTKFQAMFMDFEAVTCGKLGTTVLRLRGLDKQLANLAEQVSSLKKSELIYRTAFTGRCCDLQTAEAEVDLLGDEVELLLGLVSKTYKALNHYSPVLQHYLWVII
- the LOC101762377 gene encoding WPP domain-associated protein isoform X3, translating into MDAFFSGVDSRLRVPVKAADSIMVGLVNAAMEDAYRKSLWKDGDLDRLFHKLRFAELAVMQLEWCLRFVRGEMSADDGGDDGHEELLDDLLETRDRIQARLDEAELAVAEADRDYMRRRREELGGPSRGSGAPPAAARRGGAEDEEDGGRAFGNLRGSVSRMMSRMRARLEDASSTLAALMERMSGEASPMARLQEAGHEGAGVKGLSGFYSVAQLLMEFQEMVMDAGAVRDIVASSFDAMEGSVSALRAAMDEQQWLVDAEREMYGAVVEGFLREINVGSNRTSSPGEGARTPTLQHDSDATENCLEELRSPKDETMRLQSERRITAEESDSRQCYHSNEQCIYREEAERLAEERIDSDVRSEPQCVLYTAASRDLVKKRAVLADVQRVTEERDEVDIRREVQIEIYSTIVKNLLKGMAADSVDHLINTFIKDEVHAVFLAKTLNSWKSTTEMPHSEGLIKEEIDRIVFGGLAVDLISVHNFRAIKSYGENSPRNNLGRFSMIDNIEQLKKVKMEINVTTEDEDADSDQHGVPVKQEVQSLGANCDRRNCKGSDQQPEMSTDKGDVPDSVKNDVEEGLEDQRKEKTGEIGVGFSVPPENGNKEMFIPSTKFQAMFMDFEAVTCGKLGTTVLRLRGLDKQLANLAEQVSSLKKSELIYRTAFTGRCCDLQTAEAEVDLLGDEVELLLGLVSKTYKALNHYSPVLQHYLWIREMQIMLGKELALRHQVQ